From Xanthomonas citri pv. mangiferaeindicae:
GGCCATGCTGCTGACGCTGGCCTTCGACGGGCTGTTCTTCGGCGACACCTTCGAGATGCTCGACCTCACGCCGTCCGAGCGCGAGACGATCGTGCAGACGATCGCCGAGCGTGCCGCCGTGATCGCGAAGACCGCCGACGGCGAGTAGCGGGCCGGGCATCGCGCCCGGCCATGGGCATCAGCCTTCGCGCAGCGCTGCGGCGTCCCAACCCGGGCGCGGCGCGAAGCGGTCGCCGTGGCGCGCCTGCAGCGTCCGCAAGCGTTCGAGCACTGCATCGACCCCGGTCTCGCGGATGTACTGGATCGGGCCACCACGGAACGGGGCGAACCCGGTGCCGAAGATCACGCCGGCATCGAGCAGGTCGGCATCGGCGACGACACCGTCGTGCAGCGCGGCGACCGCCTCGTTGAGCAGCGGCAGCACCAACCGGTCCTGCAGATCTTCGGGCGCGCGATAGTCCTTCGGCAGGTCCGGCTTCTTCGGCTTGCCGTCCTCCCACGTGTACAGGCCCTGGCCGTCCTTCTTGCCGCGCTTGCCGGCCTCGGGCGGCGTCGCCAGCGAAGCGGGAATCTGCAGGCCGAGGAACGGCGCCAGTTCCTGTCCCACGCCCGAGGCGATGTCCAGGCCGACCGTGTCGATGAGCTCGATCGGCCCCATCGGCATACCGAACGCCACCGCCGCGCGGTCGATTGCCGCCCCCGGGATCCCTTCGGCGTACGCGGTCGCGGCCTCGAGCATGTAGGGAAATAGCAGCCGGTTGACCAGAAAGCCTGGCGTGCCTGCGACCGGCACCGGCAACTTGTCGATCGCCTTGCAGAACGCCGCCAGCCGCTGGATCGTCGCCTCGGCGACACCATCGTGGTGGACGATCTCCACAAGCGGCATGGATGCCACCGGGTTGAAGTAGTGCAGGCCGGCGAACTGCGCCGGGCGTTGCACGTGGGCGCGCAGCTCGTCGAGCGGGATTGACGAGGTGTTGGTGGTCAGGAGCGCATCGGGGCCGAGCTTGGGTTCGACCGTCGCGTACAAGGCGCGCTTGGCCTCGGCGTTCTCGACGATCGCCTCGATGACCAGGTCGGCCTCGGCGATGCCGTCGCCAGCCAGATCCGAGCGCAGCCGGGCGGCGACTTCGGGACGCTTGGCTTCGTCGCGGACCTTCTTCTCGAACAGCTTCGCCGCGCGCGCCTGCGCCTTGTCGATGAATCCCTGCTCGCGGTCCTGCAGCGTGACCTCCAGTCCCTTGTAGGCCGACCACGCGGCGATGTCGCCGCCCATCACGCCGGCACCGACCACATGCACGCGCCGGATCGGCGCCTGCTGCGCGCCGGCCTTGCCGCCCAGGCCCTTGAGACGCTCCATCAGGAAGAACACGCGCGTGAGGTTGCGCGCCGTCGAGGTGCCGGCGAGCTTGACCACCGAGCGGCGCTCGGCCGAGAGCAGGGCACGGGTGTCGCCGGACGCGCGCTTCCAGGTCTCGATCAGCGCATACGGCGCCGGGTAATGCGCCTTCTTCGCCTTGCGTGCGACCTGCTTGAGCAGCACCGGGGCCAGCGCCTGGCGCACCGGCCACAGGTTGGTCAACCGGGCCAGTGCGCGTTGCTTGAACGGGCGTGTCGTGCCCTTGAGCGCGAGCGCGGCGGCCGCATCCACCAGCAGTGCCGGCTCGACGACCTTGTCGACCAGGCCGATCGCGCGCGCGGCCTTGGCCGGCAAGGCGCGCCCGGTGAGCATCATGTCGAACGCGGCCGGTGCACCGATCAACCGCGGCAGGCGCACGCTGCCGCCCCAGCCCGGATAGATGCCCAGCTTGACCTCGGGCAGCCCGATCTTGGTCGAAGGATCATTGCTGGCGACGCGGTAGTCGCAGGCCAGTGCGATCTCGGTGCCGCCGCCCATGCAGAAGCCGTGGATCGCGGCAACGGTCGGGCAGGGCAGCTCGGCCAGGCGCTGGAAGGTGGACTGGCCGCGACGGATCGAGTCGCCGATCGTGCCCTTGGCATCGAAGGCCTGGAACTCCCGGATGTCGGCACCGGCGATGAAGCCCTTGGCCTTGGCCGAGCGGATCACCAGCGCCTTGGGCGGGTCGAGCGCCAGACGTTCGAGCAGAGTGTCCAGCTCGATGAGCACATCCTGGGCGAAGGTGTTGACCGACTCACCTGCGCGGTCGAACGCGAGCACCAGGACACCGTCGTCGCGCGACTGCGCTTGCCAGTGGCTGAAGCGAAGCCCGTCAAGGCCTGCAAGCATACGGCACCATTCTTTAGAGTACGGAGGTTGGTCCTATGATCCCGAGGTCGCTTCCGTGCCGTCAAATCGCGCGCGGTGGCCGGCTTGCGGAACGTCGGTCGCGGCCCCAGGACATGCATTGTTTGGTGCGGCGACGATGCCATACCCGTCGTGACGGAACTTTTCGCGCGACCGCCTGTCTCATTGCCCGTGCCAGGCCGGGCCCTGAAGGAGGTCCGGCCGATGGCCGAACAACGCGACAGCCCGGAGTACGGAAATCTGGACGAGGAACTGGTCAAGCGGGTACAGCGCGGCGATACCGCGGCGTTCGACCTGCTGGTGCGCAAGTACCAGCATCGTATCGCTGCGCTGATCGGGCGTTACGTGGCCGACTGGAGCGAATGCCAGGACGTCGCCCAGGAGACCTTCATCCGCGCCTACCGCGCGATCGCCAGCTTCCGCGGCGACGCGCAGTTCTACACCTGGCTGCACCGCATCGCCGTCAACACCGCCAAGAACCATCTGGTCGCGCACAACCGGCGGCCGCCGACCGACGATGTAGACGTCGACGACGCCGAGCATTTCGAATCGGCGATCCGTTTGCGCGACGGCGATACGCCGGAACGTGAACTGATGCGTCAGCAACTGGAACAAACGGTGGTGCGCGCGGTCGAAGCCTTGCCTGAGGAGCTGCGTGTGGCGATCAATCTGCGTGAGGTCGATGGTCTGAGCTACGAGGAGATCGCCGAGCGCATGGGCTGCCCGATCGGCACGGTGCGTTCGCGGATCTTTCGGGCGCGCGATGCGATCGATCGCGAACTCAGGCCCTTGATGGACAACGAGAGACAAGTGGAGCGCGTGACCCGATGAGCCCTTCCGACGACATCGATGCCCTGCAGCTCGGTCCCGATCCGGACAAGCTCGAGCTGTACCACCGTCAGCAGCTGTCGGCGATGCTCGACGATGCGCTGCCGCAGGACCAGGCGCGCTTCCTGCGTCGCCGGCTGCAGCACGACGCCGAACTGTCGGCGTGCTTCGAGCGCTGGCAGGTCTGCGGCGACGTGCTGCGTGGCCGCCACGTCTCGCTGCTGCCGCCCGATTTCGCTGATCGCGTTGCCCGCGGCATCGCCAACGACGGCGTCGCCGTCGCGCCGGCCACGGTCAATCGCCGTTCGCGCTTGCTGGGCTGGGGTGGGGGTGGCGCGGCACTGGCCGCCTCGGTTGCGCTGGTTGCCTTGTTCGTCGGCCGCCCCGGCGGCGCGCCGGGCAAAGAAGAGACGATCGCGCTGCCGCCCGCACGCATCGCCGCGACCAGCGAACCGCTGGCCACCGATGCCGCAGCCGATGCATCGGCCTTCGCGCATGAGCCGGCGGCGCCGGTGCAGGCGGCCGCAGCCGCGGGTGCGGCGGCGATCGCGATCGCCGAAGTCCCCAGGCGCAGTCGCGGCGATCGCGCGGTCGCATCGCCGGTGACGCCCCCGACGCGCGACGCGGCGGCGGTCCAGATGGCCGCCGCGGCGACGCCGTTGCAGGGCGCGGCGGATGCGCTGGTGCCAGCGCCGGTCGCCGCGTCGGGGGTCGAGGCCGCCTTCGCGGCCGCTGCGTCCGACGCTGGGTTGCCGGCCGCGCCGTCGATCGCGCGGCCCTGGCCCAAGGCGAGCGATCTGGCGTCCGATGCCCGATTCTCGGTCCGCTACGGCGGCGGCTTCGACGCGCCGTCCTGGGCCCGCAGCGACGCGCCGACCAGTGACGTGTTGCCGAGCTTCCCGGTCGAATCGGGCGACACACGCCAGGCGTCCGACCAAGCGTCCACCGCGCAGCCCTGAGCGCCGGGTCCAGCCGTCCCGGCGTGTCGCCGCCCTGCGGTGACCGACTCTCCCTGTCTCGAACTTTCGGATTCCCCATGACTTCGATGAAGAAATCCCTGTTGGCCGTGTCCCTGGTTGCGGTGCTGTCGGCGGCGACCACGGCGCTCGTGCTGCCCAATGCGACCGCGCAGTCGAACGCGCCCTCGGCCGCCGATACCGCCAATACCGTCTCCGCTACGCCCCAGGCGCCGCTGGTCAGCGGCCTGCCGGACTTCACCCGGCTGGTCGAGCGAGTGGGTCCAGCCGTGGTCAGCATCGAATCGACCGCCGGCACGCGCCAGACGCGTGGCCAGCAAGTGCCCGACGATGCACAGATCCCGGAGATCTTCCGGCGCTTCTTCGGGCCCGGCTTCGAGTTCCCGGGCGGACCCGGCGGCCCCGGGCAGAGCATGCCGCGCGCCTCGATGGGCACGGGCTTTCTGATCTCGTCCGATGGCTATCTGCTGACCAACCATCACGTCATCGAGGGTGCCGACGAGGTCAAGGTGCGGCTGTCGGACCGGCGCGAGTTCCAGGCCGAGGTCGTCGGCAGCGATCCCGAATCCGATGTCGCCGTGCTCAAGATCAATGCCAGTGGCCTGCCGATGCTGCGCATGGGCAATGCGGCTGCGGTCAAGCCCGGGCAGTGGGCGGTCGCGATCGGCTCGCCGTTCGGCTTCGAGCAGTCGGTGACGGCCGGCATCGTCAGCGCGGTGCAGCGCTCCAATCCCTACGCCAACCAGCAGTACGTGCCCTTCATTCAGACCGATGTGCCGATCAACCGCGGCAATTCGGGTGGCCCGCTGCTCAACGTCGCCGGTGAGGTGATCGGGATCAACTCGCAGATCTTCAGCAACTCCGGCGGCTACATGGGCGTGAGCTTCGCGATCCCGATCGATGTCGCGTCCAATGTCGCCGACCAGATCAAGCGCACCGGCAGCGTGCAGCGCGGGCAACTCGGCGTGCAGATCGGGCTGGTCGGCGCCGACGAGGTCGCCGGCTTCAAACTGCCCGATGCGCGCGGTGCATTGGTGACCGTGGTGGCGCCGGGCAGTCCGGCCGAGAAGGCCGGACTGGAACCGGGCGATGTGATCCGCGCCGTCGATGGCACGCCGATCAACACCTTCAGCGACCTGCCGCCGCTGGTCGGCAGCAAGGCGCCGGGCACTCGGGTGAAGCTCGAAGTCTTCCGTGACGGTCGCAGCCGCAACTTCGACGTGACCCTGATGCAGCTCGACGGCCAGGCCTCCGCCGGGTCGCCACGCACCACGCCCGACCGTGGGACCACGCCATCGACCCAGGGCAACCCGCTCGGCCTGGCCGGCCGTGACCTCGACGCTGCGCAGCGTCGGCAGTACGGGCTGTCGAACGACGAGGGCGTGCTGGTGACCGGGGTCGGCCGCGGCGCCGCGGCGACTGCGGGCATCGCCGCGGGCGATGTGATCCTGCGCGTGGGCCGGACGCCAGTGGCCAGTGCGGACGCGCTGGACCGCGCACTGCGCGACGTCAAGCCGGGCGATACGGTGATGTTGCTGGTGCGCGGCCGTGGCGGCGCCACCCAGTACCGCGCAGTCTCGGTGCCCGACGCGCCCTGACCACGTGCCCAGCACTGTGTGTTCATGCAAGGCCCGCGGCCACAGCCGCGGGCCTTCGCATATCCGGGCACCCGGGCATCGCGCCGGC
This genomic window contains:
- a CDS encoding 3-hydroxyacyl-CoA dehydrogenase, producing MLAGLDGLRFSHWQAQSRDDGVLVLAFDRAGESVNTFAQDVLIELDTLLERLALDPPKALVIRSAKAKGFIAGADIREFQAFDAKGTIGDSIRRGQSTFQRLAELPCPTVAAIHGFCMGGGTEIALACDYRVASNDPSTKIGLPEVKLGIYPGWGGSVRLPRLIGAPAAFDMMLTGRALPAKAARAIGLVDKVVEPALLVDAAAALALKGTTRPFKQRALARLTNLWPVRQALAPVLLKQVARKAKKAHYPAPYALIETWKRASGDTRALLSAERRSVVKLAGTSTARNLTRVFFLMERLKGLGGKAGAQQAPIRRVHVVGAGVMGGDIAAWSAYKGLEVTLQDREQGFIDKAQARAAKLFEKKVRDEAKRPEVAARLRSDLAGDGIAEADLVIEAIVENAEAKRALYATVEPKLGPDALLTTNTSSIPLDELRAHVQRPAQFAGLHYFNPVASMPLVEIVHHDGVAEATIQRLAAFCKAIDKLPVPVAGTPGFLVNRLLFPYMLEAATAYAEGIPGAAIDRAAVAFGMPMGPIELIDTVGLDIASGVGQELAPFLGLQIPASLATPPEAGKRGKKDGQGLYTWEDGKPKKPDLPKDYRAPEDLQDRLVLPLLNEAVAALHDGVVADADLLDAGVIFGTGFAPFRGGPIQYIRETGVDAVLERLRTLQARHGDRFAPRPGWDAAALREG
- a CDS encoding RNA polymerase sigma factor RpoE, coding for MAEQRDSPEYGNLDEELVKRVQRGDTAAFDLLVRKYQHRIAALIGRYVADWSECQDVAQETFIRAYRAIASFRGDAQFYTWLHRIAVNTAKNHLVAHNRRPPTDDVDVDDAEHFESAIRLRDGDTPERELMRQQLEQTVVRAVEALPEELRVAINLREVDGLSYEEIAERMGCPIGTVRSRIFRARDAIDRELRPLMDNERQVERVTR
- a CDS encoding peptidase S1, yielding MKKSLLAVSLVAVLSAATTALVLPNATAQSNAPSAADTANTVSATPQAPLVSGLPDFTRLVERVGPAVVSIESTAGTRQTRGQQVPDDAQIPEIFRRFFGPGFEFPGGPGGPGQSMPRASMGTGFLISSDGYLLTNHHVIEGADEVKVRLSDRREFQAEVVGSDPESDVAVLKINASGLPMLRMGNAAAVKPGQWAVAIGSPFGFEQSVTAGIVSAVQRSNPYANQQYVPFIQTDVPINRGNSGGPLLNVAGEVIGINSQIFSNSGGYMGVSFAIPIDVASNVADQIKRTGSVQRGQLGVQIGLVGADEVAGFKLPDARGALVTVVAPGSPAEKAGLEPGDVIRAVDGTPINTFSDLPPLVGSKAPGTRVKLEVFRDGRSRNFDVTLMQLDGQASAGSPRTTPDRGTTPSTQGNPLGLAGRDLDAAQRRQYGLSNDEGVLVTGVGRGAAATAGIAAGDVILRVGRTPVASADALDRALRDVKPGDTVMLLVRGRGGATQYRAVSVPDAP